Part of the Paenibacillus sp. FSL R7-0273 genome is shown below.
GAAGTCAGCTTTATAACAACTACAATTTAATTACAGTGTTCTAAGAAGGCAATTCTCGGTTTTCCAGAGAGGTGCCTTTTTTATATCTTGATTATTCTTTATATGTCACAAATCCCCAACCGGCATTCGTTATATAGCTGTAAAGGAAAACGGAGGTGAATTTTTTGGAACATGGCAATCCCGGGTGTCAGTTGGATCCGAATAGAATTGAAGAAGCGATTATTAAAGTACTTGCTGGTGAACGGCAGTTTTTTGCAACGCTGATAACAGCGTATGAACGGCAGATTTACAGATACTGTTATTGTATCTTAAGGAGCCGTGAAGAAGCAGAGGATGCTGTGCAGGATATATTTGTTAAGGTTTATCAGGAAATCGGACGTTATGAAAAACGTGTTTCTTTTTCAGCGTGGCTCTATAAAGTAGCGTATCATCATTGTCTGGATCAGCTCCGCAGACGGAAGCGCCGTACTCGTCTGTTATCCCTTTA
Proteins encoded:
- a CDS encoding RNA polymerase sigma factor, with the translated sequence MNFLEHGNPGCQLDPNRIEEAIIKVLAGERQFFATLITAYERQIYRYCYCILRSREEAEDAVQDIFVKVYQEIGRYEKRVSFSAWLYKVAYHHCLDQLRRRKRRTRLLSLYTMQFVRNYHEAPDDSPVDKLFKDINPEERGLLILRVVEQYSFDEIAQITGHSSVALRKKYERLRKKLVQQKANEGGCSHGEVAESN